One region of uncultured Methanolobus sp. genomic DNA includes:
- a CDS encoding ISH3 family transposase: MSFLKFNSSTPSKVELRPKQCIDAVLKPLTDNIAININGSLTCKDLFYAAICMAVEKSSVHSMSKHYQDIPCETSTRYHLNKLDLEELIRLNAKILLQGPISTLKTEKKYEFAIDFTNDPYYGETDSSNENYVIRGQAKKSTNSFYSYISLSIINKNERFTISVLPVERSETKINYLAYFVDLIGNLDLKIKVLCLDREFSSVDVFEFLQNKDIPHITPVVKKGNVIKRLLIGRKAGDSQYVMKNPQKKEVRLNIVIDVKYMKGKRNKKGCENLGFVVYGLNWKPRKISTVYRRRFAIESSYRMRNIVKPRTSTRNVTFRYFFTLVSFLLRNTWLLIQKKHFTIVKRGPQTIDEDRFRFDRFILFVEEWFRRNLRVQLVVRCLR; this comes from the coding sequence ATGTCGTTTCTAAAATTCAATTCCAGCACCCCTTCTAAAGTCGAGTTAAGACCAAAACAATGTATCGATGCTGTTCTAAAACCTCTTACTGATAATATCGCCATTAATATCAATGGTTCTCTTACCTGTAAAGACCTATTTTATGCTGCTATATGTATGGCAGTAGAAAAAAGTTCAGTTCATTCCATGTCGAAACACTATCAAGACATCCCTTGTGAAACATCTACAAGATATCATCTCAATAAATTGGATCTTGAAGAACTAATCCGGTTAAATGCAAAGATTCTACTTCAAGGTCCTATTAGTACTCTAAAAACTGAGAAAAAGTATGAGTTTGCTATTGACTTTACAAATGACCCTTACTATGGAGAAACTGATTCATCCAATGAAAACTACGTCATACGTGGACAGGCAAAAAAATCTACAAACTCTTTCTATTCATATATTTCATTGTCCATCATAAACAAGAATGAGAGGTTCACTATATCCGTTCTTCCAGTAGAAAGAAGTGAAACAAAGATCAATTACCTCGCTTATTTCGTTGATCTGATAGGGAACCTTGATCTTAAGATCAAGGTTCTTTGTTTGGACAGAGAGTTTAGCTCTGTTGATGTGTTTGAGTTCTTACAGAACAAAGACATTCCTCATATTACTCCTGTAGTTAAAAAAGGAAACGTGATCAAACGACTACTTATTGGTAGAAAGGCAGGGGATTCGCAATATGTTATGAAGAATCCTCAGAAGAAAGAGGTTCGGCTAAATATCGTTATTGATGTCAAGTACATGAAAGGTAAAAGGAATAAAAAAGGATGCGAAAACCTTGGTTTTGTTGTTTATGGGCTCAACTGGAAGCCCCGGAAGATTAGCACGGTCTATAGAAGAAGGTTTGCAATCGAATCGTCTTACAGGATGAGGAATATAGTCAAACCCAGAACATCGACAAGGAACGTTACTTTCAGGTACTTTTTTACATTGGTATCGTTCCTGCTTAGAAATACATGGCTCCTAATTCAGAAAAAGCATTTTACGATTGTAAAACGAGGTCCTCAAACAATTGATGAGGATAGGTTCAGGTTTGACAGATTTATCCTGTTTGTTGAGGAATGGTTTAGAAGAAACTTAAGGGTTCAATTGGTAGTGCGGTGTTTGAGGTAG
- a CDS encoding GLUG motif-containing protein: MKTTSPNSHTHKSNIHASKFKHSILKISILLMLCLCLIIPASAATYSGGSGTIGDPYLLSTDSDIDTLSTTSADWGSNFTVTQDITLAGNHTPIGNSSIKFTGNFNGSGFAIQNLTVYRTTNYAGFFGYTNTGANIHDLGVEISSDGVISTTGDYVGGLVGFNDGGTVTNSYTTGSVTGDDRVGGLVGWNSGTVTNSYATGNVTGSGNNYVGGLVGYSEGTVSNSYATGNVIGILYSGGLVGWNNGGTVSNSYATGNVDGSDKIGGLVGYNTGDGTVSNSYATGTVTGSGDYVGGLVGYSSGTVANSFATGSATGGTYVGGLVGSNGGTVSNSYYSGVPVAGAGTTSSFANFTSFTFISGSSGLNWNESGNNITTADNSVFVWKIIDGYTLPYFQYQDIPAPLAPYVESISSSSGINNSAGSTSFLLNVTGYSFNITDTVFVNLTMAGQTPINGTIDSRTYTTINTTFDLTQAIAGDWSLYVINPDGQTSIAQNFTVQSLFISGTPESFTNASGDSWVNHSWSAGSGDVTDSYNVSYNGTWQNSTITSLNHTGLTAHAWSNITVYAYNATDSTLSAGASDNVQVPNHDISILNVTDITVSEGENVTFDINFTDADGDTPVFGCNNSALFDTFNTSTGEGLWITDLSDAGTYYVEFNVSDGYGSVDSQVMNITINDVITPVADFNANTVTGYAPLSVQFTDNSSNIPTSWFWDFGDGTNSTLQNPAHTYSATGTYNVNLNASNFAGSNLSSNMTITVTTTPSSGSSSSGGSGSSGSLVIRETDTDEPAESAGEDSTEEKSTKHIESVSFEADANGETLSDVTVWSNEETAYLSVSAGTKVTDASGGSVSSIRMVDIPVSDIPVSDVPEMDDAMALHAYECTPDGTTFSPAISLTFTLSEEEWKQYGESAKVGWYNDDTGEWEIIQGTADASTRTITIQVSHFSTYALFGDDAGEPVTDIQDTDAQSSTSSWLLVFLLLVIVGGAGYWYYFTQVKNKE, from the coding sequence ATGAAAACAACATCACCAAACTCTCATACACACAAAAGCAATATTCACGCATCAAAATTCAAGCACAGCATTCTGAAAATATCTATTTTGCTGATGCTTTGTTTATGTCTCATCATACCTGCATCAGCAGCCACTTACTCAGGCGGAAGCGGTACGATTGGAGATCCTTATCTTCTCTCAACCGATAGTGATATTGATACACTGTCAACAACTTCTGCAGATTGGGGCAGTAACTTCACAGTAACACAGGACATCACACTTGCAGGGAATCACACTCCAATTGGTAATTCCAGTATTAAGTTCACAGGTAACTTTAACGGAAGCGGATTTGCCATTCAGAACCTGACAGTTTATCGGACTACTAACTATGCCGGATTCTTTGGCTATACAAATACCGGTGCTAACATCCATGACCTTGGAGTAGAAATAAGCTCAGATGGTGTAATTTCAACAACTGGTGATTATGTCGGCGGTCTTGTCGGATTTAATGATGGCGGCACAGTAACCAACAGTTATACCACTGGAAGTGTCACAGGTGATGATCGTGTCGGTGGTCTTGTCGGGTGGAATAGTGGCACAGTGACCAACAGTTATGCTACTGGCAATGTTACTGGCAGTGGTAATAATTATGTTGGTGGTCTTGTCGGGTATAGCGAGGGAACTGTGAGCAACAGTTATGCCACTGGCAATGTTATTGGTATTCTGTATTCCGGCGGTCTTGTCGGGTGGAATAATGGTGGCACTGTGAGCAACAGTTATGCCACTGGTAATGTTGATGGAAGTGATAAAATCGGTGGTCTTGTCGGGTATAATACCGGTGACGGCACTGTGAGCAACAGTTATGCCACTGGTACTGTTACTGGTAGTGGTGATTATGTCGGTGGTCTTGTCGGGTATAGTTCCGGAACTGTGGCAAATAGTTTTGCCACTGGTAGTGCCACAGGTGGTACGTATGTCGGCGGTCTTGTCGGGTCTAATGGGGGAACTGTGAGCAACAGTTATTATTCCGGCGTTCCGGTTGCTGGTGCTGGAACTACCTCTTCCTTTGCCAATTTCACCAGTTTCACATTCATTTCAGGAAGCTCTGGTTTGAACTGGAATGAAAGTGGCAATAATATCACAACAGCCGATAATTCGGTTTTTGTATGGAAAATAATAGATGGCTATACCCTTCCGTACTTCCAGTATCAGGATATTCCTGCACCGCTTGCACCATACGTAGAGTCCATATCGTCAAGTAGTGGTATCAACAACAGTGCCGGAAGTACATCATTCCTGCTCAACGTTACAGGATATAGCTTTAACATCACAGATACTGTCTTTGTAAACCTGACAATGGCTGGTCAAACTCCGATAAATGGAACAATTGACAGTAGAACATATACTACGATCAACACTACATTCGATCTGACACAGGCTATTGCCGGTGACTGGTCACTATATGTCATCAACCCGGACGGACAGACCTCAATAGCGCAAAACTTTACAGTTCAATCACTTTTCATATCAGGTACACCTGAAAGTTTCACAAACGCCAGCGGTGATTCATGGGTGAACCATAGCTGGAGTGCAGGTTCTGGAGATGTAACTGATTCTTATAACGTAAGTTATAACGGAACCTGGCAGAACAGTACGATAACCAGTTTGAATCATACCGGACTCACTGCTCATGCTTGGTCCAACATCACAGTCTATGCATACAATGCCACGGATTCCACACTTTCAGCAGGAGCCAGCGACAACGTTCAGGTTCCGAACCACGATATAAGTATTCTCAATGTAACTGACATTACGGTCAGTGAAGGCGAAAATGTCACCTTTGACATTAACTTCACAGATGCAGACGGCGATACCCCGGTATTTGGCTGCAACAATAGTGCTCTGTTCGATACTTTCAACACAAGCACCGGTGAAGGTTTGTGGATAACTGATCTAAGTGATGCAGGGACCTACTACGTTGAATTCAACGTAAGTGATGGTTATGGATCAGTCGATTCACAGGTAATGAACATCACCATAAACGACGTCATAACACCGGTCGCCGATTTCAATGCAAACACCGTAACAGGGTATGCACCACTTAGCGTACAATTCACAGACAATTCCAGCAACATTCCAACATCCTGGTTCTGGGACTTCGGAGATGGAACTAATTCCACTCTGCAGAATCCTGCTCATACCTACAGTGCAACAGGAACCTATAATGTAAACCTGAATGCAAGCAATTTTGCTGGAAGCAATCTCAGTAGTAACATGACCATCACAGTGACAACAACACCAAGTTCTGGATCATCAAGTTCAGGAGGAAGTGGAAGCTCTGGAAGTCTGGTCATCCGTGAAACAGATACTGACGAACCTGCTGAGAGTGCAGGTGAAGACAGTACAGAAGAAAAAAGCACAAAACATATCGAATCCGTGAGTTTTGAAGCAGACGCAAACGGCGAAACCCTGAGTGATGTAACTGTCTGGTCAAATGAAGAGACTGCATATCTAAGTGTCAGTGCCGGTACAAAGGTTACTGATGCATCTGGTGGTTCTGTTAGCAGTATAAGGATGGTGGATATTCCGGTATCGGATATTCCTGTATCGGATGTTCCTGAGATGGATGATGCGATGGCCTTGCATGCCTATGAATGTACACCAGACGGTACAACATTCTCTCCGGCTATTAGCCTGACATTCACACTAAGTGAGGAAGAATGGAAGCAATACGGAGAAAGTGCAAAGGTCGGCTGGTACAATGATGATACCGGTGAATGGGAGATCATTCAGGGAACAGCAGATGCCAGTACAAGGACCATTACAATCCAGGTATCACACTTCAGTACATATGCTCTCTTTGGAGATGATGCCGGTGAACCTGTGACCGATATACAGGATACCGATGCGCAAAGCAGTACATCCTCTTGGCTGTTGGTCTTTTTGCTTCTGGTAATTGTCGGAGGAGCCGGGTATTGGTATTATTTTACACAGGTAAAGAATAAGGAGTAA
- a CDS encoding TIGR00375 family protein: MLINADLHLHSKYSMACSNKMELPVMAEEAAKKGVDLVATGDCTHPEWIKEIKKASVDDETVSIGKTNFIITTEIEDSSRVHHLLLLPSISKAEELTERISGYCNLAADGRPTVRLNGCEIAEIAKDVEALIGPCHAFTPWTALYAYHDSLESCYGDMTDYISFLELGLSADSDYADRIEELHRLTFLSNSDAHSPWSNKLAREFNQINVPEVSFEGLKKAILREEGYGVTYNAGFYPQEGKYNESACIKCFTHYPLEQCHELKWKCSNCGGLIKKGVKDRVNELANFDTPKHPEYRPPYVHLMPLSEIIMTALGHASINTKGVQTAWNSLMERYDNELNVLLNAEIDDMDFLDKRVSNAILAFREKKLIIHPGGGGQYGHIEIPEEIENKDEIPPKKNQSSLFDF, from the coding sequence ATGCTTATCAATGCCGATCTTCACCTGCATTCCAAATATTCGATGGCATGTTCGAATAAAATGGAACTGCCAGTAATGGCAGAAGAAGCAGCGAAAAAAGGTGTAGATCTGGTTGCAACAGGGGATTGCACCCACCCCGAGTGGATAAAGGAAATAAAGAAGGCATCTGTGGATGACGAGACTGTATCCATCGGAAAAACTAATTTTATAATCACTACTGAAATAGAGGATAGCAGCCGCGTTCACCACTTGTTGCTGTTGCCCTCAATATCCAAGGCAGAAGAACTTACAGAGAGAATCAGCGGATATTGTAACCTTGCAGCAGATGGCCGTCCGACTGTAAGGCTGAACGGTTGCGAGATTGCTGAGATAGCAAAGGATGTGGAAGCACTCATCGGCCCATGTCATGCATTCACTCCCTGGACAGCTCTTTATGCATATCACGATTCACTGGAAAGCTGTTATGGAGACATGACTGACTATATTTCATTCCTTGAACTCGGACTCAGTGCTGACAGTGACTATGCCGACAGGATAGAAGAACTTCACAGACTTACTTTCCTCTCAAATTCGGATGCTCATTCTCCATGGTCCAACAAACTGGCACGCGAGTTCAACCAGATAAATGTCCCTGAAGTATCCTTTGAAGGACTTAAAAAAGCCATTCTCAGGGAAGAAGGCTATGGAGTCACATATAATGCAGGTTTCTATCCGCAGGAAGGTAAATACAACGAGTCTGCATGCATCAAATGTTTTACACATTATCCACTGGAACAGTGTCATGAATTGAAATGGAAATGCAGCAACTGTGGTGGCCTCATCAAAAAAGGAGTAAAGGACAGGGTTAATGAGCTGGCAAATTTTGATACTCCGAAACATCCCGAATACAGACCTCCTTACGTTCACCTGATGCCCCTTTCAGAAATTATTATGACCGCACTGGGACATGCCAGCATTAATACAAAAGGTGTCCAGACTGCCTGGAACAGCCTGATGGAACGATATGATAATGAACTCAATGTTCTCCTGAATGCAGAAATCGATGATATGGATTTCCTGGACAAACGTGTATCGAATGCGATACTTGCCTTCAGGGAAAAGAAACTTATAATCCATCCGGGAGGCGGTGGTCAGTACGGCCATATCGAAATTCCTGAAGAAATTGAAAATAAGGATGAAATTCCTCCTAAAAAGAACCAGAGTTCCCTCTTTGACTTCTAG
- a CDS encoding proteasome assembly chaperone family protein — protein sequence MKEIEVIRVKEDVQLNNPVLIVGLPGVGHVGKLVAEHLVEELEAEKLLEIYSHHFPPQVLVDENSEIQLVNNEVFICHTEKNDIVALIGDHQSSSTEGHYKLCTLYLDLAMELGVKRIYTLGGFPTGQLTYSDEVLGAVNNIELVEELKEYGVTFKENEPGGGIVGASGLLLGMSKFKNIDSACLMGLTSGYLVDPKSAQSLLKVICKIFDIDIDVGPLEERAKEMEKIVARLKEVEQQQKGMPDMSTVKDEDLRYIG from the coding sequence GTGAAGGAAATAGAAGTAATACGTGTGAAAGAGGATGTGCAGCTAAACAACCCGGTGCTTATTGTAGGCCTGCCGGGAGTAGGACATGTCGGGAAACTTGTTGCTGAACATCTGGTAGAAGAGCTTGAAGCAGAGAAGCTTCTGGAAATATATTCACATCATTTCCCACCACAGGTTCTTGTTGATGAAAACAGCGAGATACAGCTTGTGAACAATGAGGTATTTATCTGCCACACAGAAAAAAACGATATTGTTGCATTAATCGGTGATCATCAGAGTTCTTCAACTGAAGGTCATTACAAACTTTGCACACTTTACCTTGATCTTGCAATGGAACTAGGAGTCAAGAGAATATATACTCTTGGAGGATTCCCTACCGGACAACTTACTTATTCTGATGAAGTACTCGGCGCAGTCAATAACATTGAACTTGTTGAGGAGCTTAAGGAATACGGAGTAACTTTCAAAGAGAACGAACCGGGAGGAGGCATTGTAGGTGCATCAGGACTTCTGCTTGGAATGAGCAAATTCAAGAATATAGATTCAGCCTGCCTTATGGGACTTACTTCCGGGTATCTTGTCGATCCGAAAAGTGCACAGTCACTTCTCAAAGTCATATGTAAGATATTTGATATAGACATCGATGTCGGTCCACTTGAAGAGCGTGCCAAGGAAATGGAAAAGATAGTTGCAAGGCTCAAGGAAGTCGAACAGCAGCAAAAAGGCATGCCTGATATGAGTACCGTTAAAGACGAAGATCTGAGATATATTGGCTAA
- a CDS encoding RNA-protein complex protein Nop10, protein MGQKIFKCRNCGRYTLDVVCPQCSLTTVRPQPARFSPLDPYGKYRRIARREGHL, encoded by the coding sequence TTGGGACAGAAGATCTTCAAATGCAGGAATTGTGGCAGATATACTCTGGATGTAGTCTGCCCGCAATGTAGTTTGACTACAGTGAGGCCGCAGCCTGCAAGATTTTCCCCGCTGGATCCTTATGGCAAATATCGCAGGATAGCAAGAAGGGAGGGACACCTGTGA
- a CDS encoding translation initiation factor IF-2 subunit alpha has translation MDDNNWPESGDFVVCTVKNVTDFGAYTTLEEFGGKEGFIHISEIKAGWVKYVRDHVREGQKVVCKVLNVDSSRRHIDLSLKDVNEHQKRAKIQDWKNEQKAFKWLQFVSEETGTGKEEMDKIKPNLLESFGSLYSAFEEAAISGEDAFNDVKMKKKIVTSIVKVAQSNIKLPFVDIAGYIDLNCYMPDGIEIIKMALEAGNEIEEEGVKIDISYTGAPRYRIKVIAPDYKKAESVLKKSANAAIATIEKLGGKGEFHRHNDTVKV, from the coding sequence ATGGATGATAACAACTGGCCTGAAAGCGGGGATTTTGTTGTCTGTACCGTGAAGAATGTTACTGATTTCGGTGCATACACAACCCTTGAAGAATTCGGTGGAAAAGAAGGTTTTATCCACATATCGGAGATCAAGGCCGGATGGGTCAAATACGTAAGAGACCATGTACGTGAAGGACAGAAGGTAGTCTGCAAAGTTCTGAACGTGGATTCTTCACGTCGCCACATCGACCTGTCCCTTAAAGATGTCAACGAGCACCAGAAACGTGCAAAGATACAGGACTGGAAGAATGAACAGAAGGCATTCAAATGGCTTCAGTTCGTTTCAGAGGAAACAGGAACCGGCAAGGAAGAGATGGATAAAATCAAACCAAACTTGCTGGAGAGTTTTGGCAGTCTTTATTCTGCATTTGAAGAAGCAGCCATAAGTGGCGAAGATGCTTTTAACGATGTGAAAATGAAGAAAAAGATTGTCACAAGCATTGTAAAGGTTGCTCAGAGTAATATTAAACTGCCATTTGTAGATATTGCCGGATACATAGACCTCAATTGTTACATGCCCGACGGAATAGAGATCATAAAAATGGCTCTTGAAGCAGGAAATGAAATTGAGGAAGAAGGAGTTAAGATCGACATCAGTTATACTGGTGCACCAAGATACAGAATCAAGGTGATTGCTCCTGATTACAAGAAGGCGGAATCCGTGCTGAAAAAGTCTGCGAATGCAGCCATTGCTACTATTGAAAAGCTTGGTGGAAAAGGCGAATTCCACAGGCACAACGACACCGTGAAGGTGTGA
- a CDS encoding 30S ribosomal protein S27e translates to MINKPKSRFLRVKCNDCENEQVIFGSASRKVTCLVCGRTLAEPTGGKSTITTHILEVLE, encoded by the coding sequence ATGATTAATAAACCAAAAAGCAGATTCTTACGCGTAAAATGCAATGATTGCGAGAACGAGCAGGTAATTTTCGGCAGTGCAAGCCGCAAGGTAACATGCCTTGTATGCGGAAGGACACTTGCAGAACCTACCGGCGGCAAGTCAACAATCACAACACACATACTCGAAGTACTCGAGTAG
- a CDS encoding 50S ribosomal protein L44e, giving the protein MKIPKRFRTHCPSCKKHTEHVVERVKKGKASTLTRIERQKKRQTGIGNSGKFSKVPGGDKPTKRIWLRYRCTECSKAHQRPCFRAKKFDFAE; this is encoded by the coding sequence TTGAAGATTCCAAAGAGATTCAGAACACACTGCCCTTCATGCAAAAAACACACAGAGCATGTTGTTGAGAGAGTAAAAAAGGGTAAGGCATCAACACTTACACGTATCGAGAGACAGAAGAAACGCCAGACCGGAATTGGAAACAGTGGAAAGTTCTCAAAGGTTCCTGGTGGAGACAAGCCAACAAAGAGGATATGGCTCAGGTACAGGTGCACAGAATGTAGCAAGGCACACCAGAGACCATGCTTCAGAGCAAAGAAATTCGATTTCGCAGAGTGA
- the priS gene encoding DNA primase catalytic subunit PriS, whose translation MNERTKQFVVSAFQNYYATADIKLPPDFTSREWGFIEFTSGQDTFMKRHRAFGSEGELHDYLRGIGPAHAYYSVAYYEYPGAPKMKEKNWLKADLIFDIDSDHLPGGINSYADMLEKGKRETLKLLEFLMDDFGFREDQVHAVFSGGRGYHFHISEESVLSLGSAERREIVDYVSSKGLNLERIFTKKDISGDAGAESAKISVFPSEDDGGWGGRINRHLISYLTSISKNENAVDILTGFDGIGKVKAKKIIDVFQDESRVAALKKGKMDALGGIKKELLETIVNQGVEQMAACVDEPVTADIKRLIRLPGSLHGKSGMKVTALSIDELETFEPLNDAVVFSDKSEKIKVIKPFAVQMKGKDLMVEEGVQEVPEYAAIYLMCRGVAEYGR comes from the coding sequence ATGAATGAGAGAACTAAACAGTTTGTAGTATCTGCTTTCCAGAACTACTATGCAACTGCAGACATAAAGTTACCACCGGATTTCACTTCCAGAGAATGGGGATTTATTGAGTTTACCAGTGGTCAAGATACTTTCATGAAAAGACATCGTGCTTTTGGGTCAGAGGGAGAACTCCATGATTACCTGCGCGGAATTGGCCCTGCACATGCCTATTATTCAGTTGCATACTACGAATACCCGGGTGCTCCTAAAATGAAGGAAAAGAACTGGCTGAAAGCCGATCTCATTTTTGATATTGATTCTGATCACCTGCCAGGAGGAATTAATTCTTATGCTGACATGCTTGAGAAAGGAAAAAGGGAAACACTGAAACTTCTGGAGTTCCTGATGGATGATTTCGGATTCAGGGAAGATCAGGTGCATGCAGTATTCTCTGGAGGCAGAGGATATCACTTCCATATCAGCGAAGAGTCCGTACTTTCCCTTGGAAGTGCGGAGAGAAGAGAGATCGTTGATTATGTGAGTTCAAAGGGATTGAATCTTGAAAGGATATTTACCAAGAAAGATATTTCAGGTGATGCCGGGGCAGAATCTGCCAAAATATCGGTTTTCCCCTCTGAAGATGACGGAGGTTGGGGAGGACGAATAAATCGACATCTAATATCGTATCTCACATCAATTTCAAAAAATGAGAATGCAGTAGACATATTAACCGGATTCGATGGTATTGGTAAGGTTAAAGCGAAAAAGATTATTGATGTATTCCAGGATGAATCAAGAGTTGCTGCTTTAAAGAAGGGGAAAATGGATGCACTCGGCGGTATTAAAAAAGAACTTCTTGAGACTATTGTCAATCAGGGGGTTGAACAGATGGCAGCGTGTGTTGATGAGCCTGTCACTGCAGATATTAAACGACTTATTAGACTCCCGGGTTCACTTCATGGAAAATCAGGTATGAAAGTTACTGCATTATCTATTGATGAACTTGAAACTTTTGAACCTCTAAATGATGCAGTGGTATTTAGTGATAAGTCGGAAAAAATAAAAGTGATTAAACCTTTTGCTGTGCAGATGAAAGGTAAAGACCTGATGGTCGAGGAAGGCGTACAGGAAGTTCCGGAGTATGCCGCAATATACCTTATGTGCAGAGGTGTTGCAGAATATGGACGGTAA
- a CDS encoding DUF1699 family protein, translated as MKIRVVSSKEEVESLSPNEQIIHLAFRPSNTDILTLITRCPELKALHIPTSYKKTISNSNIMLLEMQGIELIEGDVWGHRKDITEYSEVSQRIYDLIDEYKANGLSEDEIIAKMTREEMHMGSDLLKFIIKNRK; from the coding sequence ATGAAAATAAGAGTTGTAAGTTCTAAAGAAGAAGTTGAATCGCTCAGTCCGAATGAACAAATAATCCATCTTGCATTTAGGCCATCAAATACGGATATTCTGACATTAATTACCAGGTGTCCTGAATTGAAGGCACTTCACATCCCTACATCATATAAGAAAACCATTTCAAATTCTAACATCATGTTGCTTGAAATGCAGGGAATTGAACTCATTGAGGGGGATGTTTGGGGACATAGGAAAGATATTACTGAATACTCCGAAGTGTCTCAAAGGATCTATGATCTCATCGATGAATACAAGGCAAATGGTCTTTCAGAAGATGAAATCATTGCAAAAATGACACGTGAAGAAATGCACATGGGGTCAGATTTGCTCAAATTCATCATTAAAAACAGAAAGTGA